TAACAAATGTAGAAAATTTGTGTAAAAAGTCCATCAGAGTACATTTCTCGCCATTTCAACAAATTTCTAATCTAATAGACTTTCATCGTAATCAGCGCGACGATGACTCCAAGAAAACCCAGCAGCAGGCTGTAGGGAAGGTTTTTCCATACAATTCTATAAGGATTCATTCTCAGGGCAACAGACGTCAGCGTAACGATCAGTCCATAGGGAGCCGATGGAACGGTGGCGATCGCGCTCGTTGATAGCAAAATCGTTAATGTTACGGTCGGCAGCGCACCCATGAGCAGCTCGCTGATACCGCCAAAGATCCCCATCGTTGCTAGAGGGTGTACGCCAAGTAGAGTCATCCCAAGAAAAGCCGCCTGGATAAACAGCATAATCAATAAAGGCTGACCTTCCAGAGCAACAATCGGATCCTGGAGCACTTTTAAATAAGGAGACACGTTCAGTGATTCTGTTAGAAAAGATAACGCCACTAACAGTACAATAAAATTACTCAAATGATTCGTCTGCTTTTTCCACGTCGGCCACCCAAGCTTAAGGAAGCTCTTTTGGCGTTTCATGGCCACTGCCCATATGAAAGCAAACGGGAAAATCGCAATCGTAACTGCAAATAGGAACTCAAACTGAATAACATTTACGAAAAAAACGACGACAACTAAAAACAAAATTAGAGCGAGTAAAAATCCAGCCAGTTTCTTCTTGTTTTCTTTTAAACTTTTCGCATTGCTCTCCGGTACTTCCACTTCATATTTATGAAAAAGCCACTTGCTCATTCCTGCGTCTATAACGAAAGCAAAAATACCAATAAGCAGCATCCACGGCAGCACCGCTAAGTAGTTGGCTCCCGTAATGAAAATAGAAGTGGCAAGCAGGATCTCAAGCGGGCTCCAAAGCAGCGCCATCGAGTAGCCGCGAAGCGTAGCCATCGCTATAAAGCTGTTTCTCACTTGTGTTTTCAATGTTTTTAACTGGTTTAAAAGCAAGTCCTGAGAAATGGTTGCCGATGAAAGATTTAAGAATGCGGCAAGCGAAACCATTGTCGCTTCACTTCGTACATATAATGGACCCAGCGGCTTCGTACCGCTGCCTCCCAGTAATGACTGCAGCAGCTGATTATAGCGTCCGGCTTTTACCACACTATTCATCCAAGGAAGCATAGAAATCAAAAATAAAAGCCCAATGTTCCCAGCAAAAAATGCCGGAATTTTGGCAGCTGACACACCACTTGAAATAAAGAAAAAAGTACCCGCTGTTAAGAGAATGCCTCCCAGAATTTTAAACACACGGTCTGCCCATGGAAAGTTAATGATAACCATCACGATGCCCAAGACTCCAATCACCGTATACAGGACGGTGTCCGGCCTAAAGACGTGAATCACATTCAGTAAGAAAACAAACGAGTAAAATATGTAAAGATGCCGATGAATACGCACGATAATCCTCCTATTCCATAGGCGAACGGAAGATCCGTAAAGGTTCGTCTATTTATTTCTTCGTTATCTGTAAGCGAATGTAAGATGAACTAATCTTATCGATAAACCATTTCATTTTCAAGAAACGTGCAGGATGGACACCGATAAATGCGTCTCAAGGCCTTCCTCCTGCGTGTCGCCATGATTCTGGTGACAATTGGAAAACCCCCATCTATACTATGTTTATAAACGTCTTCACTAAAAGGAGGAGCCGGTAGATAAATGAAGATCATACTCGACGTTGACCGTCAGCATGAAGAAACGACGGTAACGATCCATTGCAACGAAATGAACCATTCTATCCAGAAGATCCTCGAGTTCCTAAATAGAAAAGAAACCGAGCTAATTGTTGGAAAAAGCGGAGAGAAACAGCATCTGATCAAGCCGGAGAACATTCACTACTTCCGCACAGAAGGAGATACGGTCACAGCCGCCACCACAGAAGGGACTTTTAAAATAAAAGAAAAGCTGTATGAGCTCGAACAGTCTCTCCCCTCCCATAGATTCATACGAATATCAAAATCCGTTATCGCCAACCTCTATGAGATGAGTCATTTCGAACCATCATTTAACGGAACGCTCTGTGTCCACTTTAAATCAGGTGTGAAAGAGTATGCTTCCCGTCATTACGTTGGCAGGATTAAAGAAATATTAAGAATGAACAGGAGGGACACGAAATGAAGACATTTTTGTACAGAAGTGTACTCGGCATTTTCTTTGGGGCCTTCATCACTGTCCTTATAACAAGCGCCGTTATTTATTTTGGCGGGCAGCCCGTATTAGACGGGGAGCTTTTTATAAAAAACGCGTTCGGATACATTTTTTGCGGCTGGCTGTTTACTGTTACACCGCTATACTTTGAAATCCGTTCAATTGGCCTGGCTATGCAGACACTTCTGCACTTCCTTACAGTAACCATTCTTTACTTTATTTTAGGGCTAGGAATTGGCTGGATCCCATTTGATATACAAAACTTTCTGCTATATGCAGCCATATCGATTATTGTTTATACGATCGCCTGGATTGGATTTTACCTTTATTTTAAAAATGAATCGAGAAAATTAAATAAGGACCTTAAATGTATCGAATAGCAGCATATTAAAGGAGGATAAGAATGGAAAGTGTAATAACCGTCACCAATCTATCAAAAAATTTCGGCCGGACACAGGCTGTAAAGAACCTTTCTTTTACGGTAGACAGAGGAGAAATCTTCGGGATTATCGGACCAAATGGTGCAGGGAAAACGACTACGCTTGAAATGCTTGAAGGGATTACAACACCGAGCCAAGGAGATATTGACGTGCTTGGACTCGTGCCGAATAAACAGCTCAGGGAATTAAATAAACGAATCGGTGTACAATTTCAAGCAACCTCCATTCAAAAGAAGATGAAAGTAAAAGAAGCTCTCGATCTTTTTTCTTCTTTTTATAAACGAACAACTAAGAAGAAGTACTTAATCGAGCTGCTCGGATTAAACGAAAAGCTGAACGTAAGGTTTGAAGACTTATCCGGAGGATGGAAGCAGCGGGTCACACTCGCTTTAGCCACTCTGCACGAACCTGAAATTTTATTTCTCGATGAACCAAGCATGGGCCTTGATCCATCTGCGCGCCGGGAAATGTGGTCTCTTATTCAATTGTTAAGAGATCAAGGATGTACCATTGTTGTAACCACGCACTATATGGAAGAAGCCGAGCAGCTCTGCGACCGCGTCGCAATGATTTACAGCGGACAGTTAAAAGCGTTGGACACACCAAGCGAATTATTAAACGACAGTGCGTCCAGCTGCCTCGCTTTTGATAGTGACGATCTATCTTACAAATATTTAATCTCACTTCCTGGTGTAGAACGCGTCGAACAGAACCACAGCGAACTTAAAGTGTTTTGTGATAACCAGCAGACAACGGCCTACCACATTTTCAGTTATTGCCACGAACACAACATCACCCTGTCCAACTTCAAGTTCGAAAAAGGCTCCCTTGATGATTTATTTGTCCAGTATTTAGAAAAGGAGAAGATCGGATGAACGCCATTGTAAAACTCGCAAGCATCGAAACTAAAATGTTCTTCAGAGACCGCTTAAGCATGTTCTGGACGTTCCTGTTTCCTGTTGCAATGATTTGGCTGTTTGGTTCCATGTTCGTCGGAGAAACTATGAGTCAGCAGGCATTTGCCGAATATTTCGTCCCCTCCTGGATCGGCGTTAACATCGTGACCACCTCCTTCTTCACACTGGGGACCGTATTAACAGGTTACCGTGAAACCGGAGTTTTACGAAGATACCAGTCAACGCCCCTGCAGCCGTGGAAAATCCTAGCCGCCCATACGTTTCAAGGGACCGTCATTTTCGCGGTATCTGCCGTACTTCTCATGGTCTTTGGCATGCTGCTGTATGACCTGACACTGCCCGCGTATATCGGCAGCACCTTGCTCGGACTATTACTCAGCATCCTGGCCTTTTTCCCTTTTGCCTTGTTTCTGACTTCCTTAGCGAAAAACACACAATCTGCGGCTGCCATTAGCTCATTATTCCTGAATCTAATGCTGTTTTTATCAGGGGCGACGTTCCCGCTTGAGATGCTGCCAAACGTCCTTCAATACGCGGCAAAAATTCTTCCGCTCTACTATGTAATCCAGATTTTACGCGGTACGTGGACGGAAGCTCCGATTACTGAATATGGCTTGGAAGCTGGCGTACTGATAGGAATTGCGATTGTCTCTGTTGTGCTTGCTTCACGATTTTTTCGCTGGAGCGGGAAATAAAAAAACGCCCTTAAAGTACCGGGCGTTTATGCTTTATAAACCCATCCTTTGTAACTATCAACTGTTTGGATAAATATAACTTAGAACAAACGCTTAAAGCGCCCTGGTAGACACGAAACGCATAAGCAAAACGGCCGGAGGAAGGCGGCCTTCCCTTTTAGCAGGGCGGATGGCTTATGACGCGAGTGTCTGGGCGCTGGAGCTGGATGTCGCACTTTTAAACATATACATCCACAGCTTGAAATTTTATAATTTCCCAGACAATAAAAAAAGGGGAAATCATTCACTCTAGAATGATTTCCCTTTCGCAATCCCCGCCAAATCATAAAGACTTACAGCCGTCTTTCCTTTTGATGGGTTAATTGATTTCTGCGCTCATTTAAGAGCTCATCAATTGATTGCGATACCTTTACCACCTGGGGGTCTAAAGGATCTTCATTATACAGCCTATACATTCGCTGCCGCAGTTTCTCAATTCTTTTCTCTAAGTCTTTTGCGCAAATAGTTCCACCCCCAATGGTTAGGGTATACCCCGGGGAAAGAAACTATAGTGAAACAATTTCTTTACAATATATTACAATACCTACTTCTCCAATTTTCGCTTCTCATCAAGCAGCTGCTGAAACTCTTGTTCCAGTTCTTCAGAAGGTTCAATGCTCAGCCTGCTGAGCACTTCCGATATTTTTGTTTGAATTACGAGCCGCTGATCTTCCTCAGTATCCCGCTCTTTTTGTTTAGGTTTATTTTTATAGTGCTGATAGGTTCCTTCAAATACTTCGATTTCTTTATTGCGGATATCCAAAATTCGTGTAGCGAGATTGTCAATAAAACGCCGGTCGTGTGAAACAAAAATTAAGGTTCCTTCATATTCCTTCAGCAGTGATTCCAAGGCTTTGGCCGCTTCAATATCCAGAAAGTTCGTCGGTTCATCCAAGATTAGTGTATTAATATCACTAAGAAATAACTTCGCGAGAGCGACTTTAACCCGCTCACCTCCGCTTAGAACTCCTACACGTTTATACACATCATCCTGGTAGAAGTGGAGCCTGGCGAGTACGGTTCTTATCAGAGTTTCCTCCTGTTTGGAGGTCGAGCTGACATTTTCTAATATAGATTTACCAACGTCTACAATGGTTAAATCCTGGCTGAAGTAACCTATTTTCACCGACGGGGAAATGGATAGGCCCTCTTCTTCATTGAGGATTTTTTTCACAAGTGTAGATTTCCCGCTTCCATTTTGGCCGATGATTGCTAATTTATCGCCGCCGCGTATATTAAAGCACGTTTTGTCCCAAAGCAAACGGCCGCCAGCAGTTCCCGACACTTCTTCCGCCCTGAGAATGATCCGGTCCTTTACCGTGGTTTGATTAGGAAGATTCATTTTAATAGGCGGTGCTTCTTTCACTTTCTCCACCTTTTCGAGCTGCTCCAACCTTTTCTCTAGGGCTTTCCCCGTTTTCTGCAGCTTCTTTTGTTTTTTCGCAAAATACGGTTTGGCGCCGGTTATTTTCGCTTCTGATTTACTGACTTTCTTCGGCGTTTTGTCGGCTCTTTCTGCTTTTTGCTCTTTTAATCTCAGCGCCTCTTCCAGCTGCTTTTTCTTTGCTTCGTATTTTTCATAAGCCGCTTGCTGCTGACGGTTTTCTTTATTTTTCTGCTCAGCATAATCGCTGTAATTGCCCGTATATTCTTTAAGTTTCCCGTCACCGATCTCCCATACCTTTGTGCAGACATTATCAAGAAATGCCCGGTCGTGCGACACAATGACAAAAGCTCCCTTCCACTTAAGGAGTTTCTTTTCCAGCCATTCGATATGCTCGGTATCCAAATGAGTTGTCGGCTCATCGGCTAATAAAAGTTCAGGAGCCTTTATGAGAGCTTGATTAATGTAATCCTGGGTTACCTCTCCGCCGCTTTTAGCTGTATCGGATCGCTTAAGCTGCGGTAAAAGCTCAGCTTCTACGTGACGAGTCACGTAACCATTTTCAGGTGATAATTCTCCAGCCAGCACATGTAATAATGTCGTTTTACCGCTGCCGTTGTGTCCAACCAGGCCAATACGCTCATTCCTGTGAATGTGAAGCTGCTCGATATCCAGCAGCAGACGGTCTTTTACGTAATGTTTTAAGTGAAGTGCTTCTAATAAAATCATACCAACATCCCCCATTTTCGTTTTCCAGGGGACAAAAAATGCCCCCTATTCTCATTCAGAATAGGAGGCACAGATATAGGTGGACATCAAAAAAGAGACACGTCTCCCTTTTGGCGTTCAACTATAGAAATCCCAATCCTATTCTGAAAACGTTAAACTGAAGGCAGCAAAAATAAAGCAGAGCTCTGCTGTTACTTAAAACACCTTCATTTCATGTCTTCGTAAAATAGGATTAGTACTTCATCTAGTTGGGTCACCCTTTTTCGCTCTTTTATTTATCGTTACTTTACCTGATCTGTGAAAAAGTGTCAACTGCAAACGGTGGAGCGGCTTTTCAATATTAAAATTTCACTTGAACTTTCTTTTGTTCACCACTCGGAATATTCACCCACAGCATTTTAGTCTCTTCGTCAAAAAAATAGGTTTCTTCTTTGGTTTTCAATTCATCTAAGCTGCTCACTGCTTTATACTTTCGACTAGCTGCGTGAACCTTTTTAGGTACTGACTTCTCTTCCAGCCGAACGTAATAAGAAGGACTCTCTGACTCCGCACGCTTATTATGGATTTCCACTTTATTTTTATTTTTGTCAACGATATCAACATTCGAGTTGTGGTCTTCCACTGGAGAAAGCTGAACATTATCCAAAGTCAATGAACCGCCCGCTTGACCACTCACCATGTTTCCAACTTTAAGGACATCACCTTTAGAGACATTAATATTGGAGATAGTGATTTTAGACATGTCATTTGCTTCTGAAATATCAGCTGTACGAGTGTCTTCCCCATTTTTCACATATAGCACAGCTTCATCAACGCTGCTATTTCTCTTCACATCGGCAGTCAGCGTATAGGCCCCTGGTTTTGGAACGACATACTGCCAAACGTCAGAGGAAAAATCCTGGCCGCCAGCAATTTCTAGAGACCCATCCTTAATAGATGTATCCACCATATTACTTCTGCTCCAGTGCTCAAAACCATGATTAAAATTACCATTGCTCAACAACCCAGAGCTCTTGTCTGTTGAATCCTCTAACTTCAGGGAATCTAAATCAAAATCGCCGGAAGTGAAGTCTACTCTTATAAGGTTTGTACCTTCTTGAAGCTTCAACTCTGTTCCTTTTTCTTTCCATTTCTTATTCGTTGCTTTTAGGGCCACCTTTTGAGCATCTGTCATATCTCCGCTCTTTTCTTCTCTTACATTAACAGTGGCTTCACTATCTGTTTCGGCTGAATAATTTAAGTTTACGTTATAGGTTCCTGCTTTTGGAACGCTGACGGCATAAGTAACACTTTCTTCTGATTCATTAAAATCACTAAGATATCCAAACCCGGCATGCCCTTCATTTTCGTTCGAAAACTCTACACCATACGTGTAAGAGGCTGTTTCAGCTTCAAAAACTTTATCCTCCTGTGATGGGACAACCTTCAAAAATACACTATCATGCGGAGCGAGTGTTACAGAATAGTCGGACTGGATTCCGAGGTCCTCATGTGTCCATACATCACGTACATGACCTTCTGTTATCCCCAACTCTTCCTTAAAATTAAAATCAAATGTTTGCTGTTTATCTTGGCGGTTAAATAAACCTACGGCCCATGAACCATCAGGAAGCTGTCCTACCCAGCGCTGGCTGTCCCGGCTGTCATTGGATTCGCCATAATGCTCTGCACTATTGTAGATAGGTTTACCAGCCAGACCCATTTTATTAAACTCAATGAGCTCGGTGTTTTGATAGTACTTATAATTATCTTTGATGGTGTCATATTGATCTGCGATAGCGATTGGAGAGCCCGCTAAAGTATAGAGAGACAGGGTTGTTTTCTTCTCATTTTCTGCATGATCTCCTTCAAATGTATTTAACTTTAAGAAGTCCCCGTCAAGAATCATGCTGGATCTTCCGCTTATATCAGAAAATCCTGTAAACCCTTGGAATGAGTTGGCCCACTGAGACCAGCCTTCCTGCCATTCCTGTCTTCTTTCACTAATGTGATTCCAGCCGCCTCCAAAGGCATCTTCATTGATTCGAATCATATCCCCATATTTTCTTTCAAGTTCACCATGTTCGTAAAGATGAGGCATCACTAAACTTAAGAACACATTATTTTCTTCAGCAGCTTCAGACATCCACTTCAAATGAGTCTCATAGTTCTCGCGGCCATGAGGTTCTCCTACTTTACCAAGATTCGGGTCCATTCCATCTTCATACCATGAAATAAAGTCGACACGTAAAAAGTCCGCTCCCTGCTCCTTAAAAAAGTCGATATACCCTTTCACATATTTCTCGGCATCTGGATGCTCAACATCCACCCAGTAAAGAGCGCGTTCATTGCCCTGCCCGCCATTAAAGCGGTCACCGTCTGTCGGGTCATCTGGATCTCCCTGATCAATCAGTTCTGCCACATAAGTAGGACCATCAGGATTATCTTCAGTACCTTTCACAATATATTTGTCCGGATTTTTTACAACTTCAGGGCTGACCCAAAGAGGATTGTAATAGATCCCAAAATCCATTCCTTTTTCTTTAATATAGTCGCCCCAGAATTCCCAAGTGTGCCCCTCTGGATACTTTTCTGAAGGATACTGGAATTCTTCTTCACTTTCATCCTCTTCAGGCTTTTCCCCTGTCTTATATAATTGCACATTATCTAACTGAAACGAGCTGTGCTCTCCTGCAGCATCTATATTAAATTCTATAGTCAACTGCCCATTCGTTACATTAGCCTGTAATTCAAAAAGTCCATAACGTGGTTCGCCATATTCATTGGCTAGTCCATCATTGAGCTCTACTGCTTGTTCAGGTGCCGAATCTCCTTCAGAGGTATCTGTGTAGCCCGTTAATTTCATGTTCGCTGAACTTGTACCATTTAGGTAATTGTCGACATCATTTGGAAACTTAACACGGGCTTCTACGGTGTAATTGCCATCTTCCAGCCCCTCTACCGTTTGAGAAACTTTTGCTGT
This window of the Halobacillus sp. Marseille-Q1614 genome carries:
- a CDS encoding CBM35 domain-containing protein, whose translation is MIKRSRKRKKGLVSKQGVFCVLSTFALSSVLTPAVSAQDSQFTRQGSGPMYFSTYEHQHDKNTYMPEDRYKENIDWMAENFKPYGYDMISTDGWIEGATLLNKNGYVVSHNDNWMERPLNMDGSEEEGSEGLLINGDFELGSAEGWDIETEASTGVDANDSYEGLKFYVYDPKPHTAKVSQTVEGLEDGNYTVEARVKFPNDVDNYLNGTSSANMKLTGYTDTSEGDSAPEQAVELNDGLANEYGEPRYGLFELQANVTNGQLTIEFNIDAAGEHSSFQLDNVQLYKTGEKPEEDESEEEFQYPSEKYPEGHTWEFWGDYIKEKGMDFGIYYNPLWVSPEVVKNPDKYIVKGTEDNPDGPTYVAELIDQGDPDDPTDGDRFNGGQGNERALYWVDVEHPDAEKYVKGYIDFFKEQGADFLRVDFISWYEDGMDPNLGKVGEPHGRENYETHLKWMSEAAEENNVFLSLVMPHLYEHGELERKYGDMIRINEDAFGGGWNHISERRQEWQEGWSQWANSFQGFTGFSDISGRSSMILDGDFLKLNTFEGDHAENEKKTTLSLYTLAGSPIAIADQYDTIKDNYKYYQNTELIEFNKMGLAGKPIYNSAEHYGESNDSRDSQRWVGQLPDGSWAVGLFNRQDKQQTFDFNFKEELGITEGHVRDVWTHEDLGIQSDYSVTLAPHDSVFLKVVPSQEDKVFEAETASYTYGVEFSNENEGHAGFGYLSDFNESEESVTYAVSVPKAGTYNVNLNYSAETDSEATVNVREEKSGDMTDAQKVALKATNKKWKEKGTELKLQEGTNLIRVDFTSGDFDLDSLKLEDSTDKSSGLLSNGNFNHGFEHWSRSNMVDTSIKDGSLEIAGGQDFSSDVWQYVVPKPGAYTLTADVKRNSSVDEAVLYVKNGEDTRTADISEANDMSKITISNINVSKGDVLKVGNMVSGQAGGSLTLDNVQLSPVEDHNSNVDIVDKNKNKVEIHNKRAESESPSYYVRLEEKSVPKKVHAASRKYKAVSSLDELKTKEETYFFDEETKMLWVNIPSGEQKKVQVKF
- a CDS encoding DUF3021 domain-containing protein: MKTFLYRSVLGIFFGAFITVLITSAVIYFGGQPVLDGELFIKNAFGYIFCGWLFTVTPLYFEIRSIGLAMQTLLHFLTVTILYFILGLGIGWIPFDIQNFLLYAAISIIVYTIAWIGFYLYFKNESRKLNKDLKCIE
- a CDS encoding Spo0E family sporulation regulatory protein-aspartic acid phosphatase — translated: MGGGTICAKDLEKRIEKLRQRMYRLYNEDPLDPQVVKVSQSIDELLNERRNQLTHQKERRL
- a CDS encoding LytTR family DNA-binding domain-containing protein; the protein is MKIILDVDRQHEETTVTIHCNEMNHSIQKILEFLNRKETELIVGKSGEKQHLIKPENIHYFRTEGDTVTAATTEGTFKIKEKLYELEQSLPSHRFIRISKSVIANLYEMSHFEPSFNGTLCVHFKSGVKEYASRHYVGRIKEILRMNRRDTK
- a CDS encoding ABC transporter ATP-binding protein; translation: MESVITVTNLSKNFGRTQAVKNLSFTVDRGEIFGIIGPNGAGKTTTLEMLEGITTPSQGDIDVLGLVPNKQLRELNKRIGVQFQATSIQKKMKVKEALDLFSSFYKRTTKKKYLIELLGLNEKLNVRFEDLSGGWKQRVTLALATLHEPEILFLDEPSMGLDPSARREMWSLIQLLRDQGCTIVVTTHYMEEAEQLCDRVAMIYSGQLKALDTPSELLNDSASSCLAFDSDDLSYKYLISLPGVERVEQNHSELKVFCDNQQTTAYHIFSYCHEHNITLSNFKFEKGSLDDLFVQYLEKEKIG
- a CDS encoding ABC transporter permease; this encodes MNAIVKLASIETKMFFRDRLSMFWTFLFPVAMIWLFGSMFVGETMSQQAFAEYFVPSWIGVNIVTTSFFTLGTVLTGYRETGVLRRYQSTPLQPWKILAAHTFQGTVIFAVSAVLLMVFGMLLYDLTLPAYIGSTLLGLLLSILAFFPFALFLTSLAKNTQSAAAISSLFLNLMLFLSGATFPLEMLPNVLQYAAKILPLYYVIQILRGTWTEAPITEYGLEAGVLIGIAIVSVVLASRFFRWSGK
- a CDS encoding Vga family ABC-F type ribosomal protection protein: MILLEALHLKHYVKDRLLLDIEQLHIHRNERIGLVGHNGSGKTTLLHVLAGELSPENGYVTRHVEAELLPQLKRSDTAKSGGEVTQDYINQALIKAPELLLADEPTTHLDTEHIEWLEKKLLKWKGAFVIVSHDRAFLDNVCTKVWEIGDGKLKEYTGNYSDYAEQKNKENRQQQAAYEKYEAKKKQLEEALRLKEQKAERADKTPKKVSKSEAKITGAKPYFAKKQKKLQKTGKALEKRLEQLEKVEKVKEAPPIKMNLPNQTTVKDRIILRAEEVSGTAGGRLLWDKTCFNIRGGDKLAIIGQNGSGKSTLVKKILNEEEGLSISPSVKIGYFSQDLTIVDVGKSILENVSSTSKQEETLIRTVLARLHFYQDDVYKRVGVLSGGERVKVALAKLFLSDINTLILDEPTNFLDIEAAKALESLLKEYEGTLIFVSHDRRFIDNLATRILDIRNKEIEVFEGTYQHYKNKPKQKERDTEEDQRLVIQTKISEVLSRLSIEPSEELEQEFQQLLDEKRKLEK